In a genomic window of Cuculus canorus isolate bCucCan1 chromosome 4, bCucCan1.pri, whole genome shotgun sequence:
- the PPAT gene encoding amidophosphoribosyltransferase, with product MGLINHVFNADSLKKLYVSNLGIGHTRYSTSGISELQNCQPFVVETLHGKIAVAHNGELTNAVRLRRKLMRHGVGLSTSSDSELITQLLAFTPPLENDDTADWVARIKNLMNETPTSYSLLIMHKDIIYAVRDPYGNRPLCIGRLIPVGDMNGKGKDNSETEGWVVSSESCSFLSIGAEYYREVLPGEIVKISRYDVQTLDVVPRPEGDPSAFCIFEYVYFARPDSIFEGQMVYSVRRRCGQQLAIEAPVEADLVSTVPESATPAALGYAQKCGLPYVEVLCKNRYVGRTFIQPNMRLRQLGVAKKFGVLSDNFKGKRVVIIDDSIVRGNTISPIIKLLRESGAKEVHIRVASPPIRFPCYMGINIPTKEELIANRPEFHDLANYIGADSVVYLSVEGLVSSVQESIRARQESENSLKSQKSRVGKIGHCIACLTGEYPVELEW from the exons ATGGGTCTTATAAATCATGTCTTCAATGCAGACAGCCTGAAGAAGCTGTATGTTTCAAACCTTGGTATTGGGCACACGAGGTACTCCACCTCAGGAATTTCTGAGCTGCAGAACTGCCAGCCTTTTGTCGTAGAGACACTTCATGGGAAGATTGCTGTGGCGCACAACGGGGAGCTAACAAACGCTGTACGACTCAGGAGGAAG cttATGCGGCATGGTGTAGGATTGTCGACCAGTTCTGACAGTGAACTGATCACCCAGCTGCTGGCTTTCACACCTCCTCTAGAAAATGACGATACAGCTGACTGGGTAGCAAG aataaaaaatctAATGAATGAAACTCCAACTTCATATTCATTGCTAATTATGCATAAAGACATAATCTATGCAGTACGTGACCCATATGGGAATCGCCCACTCTGCATTGGTCGCCTTATTCCAGTAGGGGACATGAACGGAAAAG gaaaagataACAGTGAAACAGAAGGATGGGTAGTCTCTTCTGAGTCCTGTAGCTTTTTGTCTATTGGTGCAGA GTACTATCGCGAGGTCCTTCCTGGAGAGATTGTGAAAATATCCAGATACGATGTTCAGACACTAGATGTTGTACCAAGACCTGAAGGAGATCCCTCAGCTTTCTGCATCTTTGAATACGTTTATTTTGCAAGACCAGACAGTATTTTTGAAG GTCAGATGGTGTATTCAGTCAGGAGAAGGTGTGGGCAGCAGCTTGCTATTGAAGCACCCGTGGAAGCAGACCTGGTCAGCACTGTTCCGGAGTCTGCAACCCCAGCAGCTCTTGGTTATGCTCAAAAG TGTGGACTACCATACGTTGAAGTGCTCTGTAAAAATCGATACGTAGGAAGAACGTTTATCCAGCCAAATATGAGGTTACGGCAACTTGGAGTTGCAAAGAAGTTTGGCGTTCTGTCTGATAATTTTAAAGGCAAGCGAGTTGTTATCATTGATGATTCAATTGTGAGGGGCAATACCATTTCACCCATAATAAAACTACTGAGAGAATCAGGAGCCAAAGAG GTGCACATCCGTGTGGCTTCACCTCCCATAAGATTTCCTTGTTACATGGGAATAAACATTCCAACTAAAGAAGAACTCATTGCCAACAGACCTGAATTTCATGATCTTGCAAACTATATAG GAGCAGACAGTGTTGTCTATCTCTCTGTGGAAGGGCTGGTATCGTCTGTGCAAGAAAGCATCAGAGCAAGACAAGAGAGTGAGAACAGCCTAAAAAGCCAGAAGTCACGTGTTGGAAAGATTGGTCATTGCATAGCATGTCTCACTGGAGAGTATCCCGTAGAGCTAGAATGGTGA